In Oryza brachyantha chromosome 1, ObraRS2, whole genome shotgun sequence, the following are encoded in one genomic region:
- the LOC102702223 gene encoding calvin cycle protein CP12-1, chloroplastic, producing the protein MASTLTNVGLSTPAALQARPQLAGAGRVGAVVAFARRARFAAVRASGPSTPPDISDKMSESIDKAKEACAEDNASGECAAAWDEVEELSAAASHARDKLKENSDPLEKYCKENPETDECRTYDN; encoded by the coding sequence ATGGCGTCCACGCTGACCAACGTGGGCCTGTCTACCCCGGCGGCCCTGCAGGCGAGGCCGCAGCTCGCCGGAGCTGGACGCGTCGGCGCCGTGGTGGCGTTTGCCCGCCGGGCCAGGTTCGCGGCGGTGAGGGCGAGCgggccgtcgacgccgccggacATCTCGGACAAGATGTCGGAGAGCATCGACAAGGCGAAGGAGGCGTGCGCGGAGGACAACGCGAGCGGCGagtgcgcggcggcgtgggacgaggtggaggagctgagcgccgccgcgagccaCGCCCGCGACAAGCTCAAGGAGAACTCCGACCCGCTGGAGAAGTACTGCAAGGAGAACCCGGAGACCGACGAGTGCCGCACCTACGACAACTGA
- the LOC102718229 gene encoding acidic endochitinase-like, whose translation MAVLAKGGSSGSRLLLMAAICLLVFSGGAHGGSIAIYWGQNGNEGTLGETCATGNYAFVNLAFLCSFGSGLTPQLNLAGHCDAYSGACANLTGDIARCQSMGVKVMLSIGGGAGGYSLTSKQDALELARYLWDNFLGGKPAAPGGKRPLGDAVLDGVDFDIEGGDPDYYGALAAYLKSYGRGGGGREVLLSAAPQCPFPDQWVGKALDTGLFDYVWVQFYNNPPCQYAGGSAANLVDAWHQWTAGVDAKHIFLGLPASPGAAGSGFIPVGSLESQVLPALKTTSKYGGVMLWSKYYDDQDGYSSAIKNAV comes from the coding sequence ATGGCCGTTCTTGCAAAGGGCGGCAGCTCCGGCTCCCGGCTGCTGCTCATGGCGGCTATCTGCCTCCTCGTCTTCTCCGGGGGCGCCCACGGCGGCAGCATTGCCATCTACTGGGGCCAGAACGGCAACGAGGGCACCCTCGGGGAGACCTGCGCGACGGGCAACTACGCCTTCGTCAACCTCGCCTTCCTCTGCAGCTTCGGCTCGGGCCTGACCCCGCAGCTCAACCTCGCCGGCCACTGCGACGCCTACTCCGGCGCCTGTGCCAACCTCACCGGCGACATCGCGCGCTGCCAGTCCATGGGCGTCAAGGTCATGCTctccatcggcggcggcgcggggggctACTCACTCACCTCCAAGCAGGACGCGCTCGAGCTCGCGCGGTACCTCTGGGACAACTTCCTCGGCGGGAAgccggcggcgcccggcgGCAAGAGGCCCCTCGGCGACGCCGTGCTCGACGGCGTCGACTTCGACATCGAGGGCGGCGACCCGGACTACTACGGCGCCCTCGCGGCGTACCTCAAGTCgtacggccgcggcggcggcggcagggaggtGCTCCtgtcggcggcgccgcagtGCCCGTTCCCGGACCAGTGGGTCGGCAAGGCGCTCGACACCGGCCTGTTCGACTACGTGTGGGTGCAGTTCTACAACAACCCGCCGTGCCAGTACGCCGGCGGGAGCGCCGCCAACCTCGTCGACGCCTGGCACCAGTGGACGGCGGGGGTGGACGCCAAGCACATCTTCCTCGGCCTGCCGGCGTCGCCTGGCGCGGCGGGGAGCGGGTTCATCCCGGTGGGGAGCCTCGAGTCGCAGGTGCTGCCGGCGCTGAAGACGACGAGCAAGTACGGCGGCGTGATGCTGTGGTCCAAGTACTACGATGATCAGGACGGATACAGCTCCGCCATCAAGAACGCCGTCTGA